The Porphyromonas pogonae genome segment TAGTGATCTGGGATGTGCAACTGAAACTAACCGGTTGTTTATCCAACCATTCGATGATACGTTCTTTTTTAGATTTTGAATCTCCCTCGAGAAGCCGATTGTGAATGGAGCGAATCAGAAAATCACATCCTTCTTCCAACGTCTTACTCATGACGGTGTAGATATCATTCTCACGATCACCCACCATGGTTTTACGTAAATTTTCTGGCAAATTCGCGTTTGCCATTTTAGCCGATGCAGCCCAACGAGACGATTCTTTCTCATTAAATCCAATTTTTTTACGCAGCTGTTTCTTCTGGCGTGCGTCTTTGCGATCTCTGTTATACAACTCAATCGAACTATAACCCATAGGGGTTTCCGTCTCAGGGTCAAAGAGCAAGCAAGGATGAGCAAAGATGCTGTACTCCGAACTCTTGTTGGTTCCATACCCATAATCTTCGTCATTAGGGTTTAATCGGCCACTGATATTATCAAAAGTAAACTCTGTAGTATCCTGAATGCAAAGCACATGCTTAAGATCTTTGCAACATTGTGCGCTATTTGCGGTAACGCAGTCCAAAAACTGATCCATTTTCCATCTTTTATTATTTAGGAGTCGATAAGCCCCCTGCCTTTCTGCATGATTCTTAAAACAACTGTTCATGACCCCGTCCACACGACGTGTCATTGCTGCCAAGACGAAATATAATCGCTTAGCGATACGTGCATCTTTTATGACGCCTGAAAATGTTAAGTTACATATATAAAGATACGAAAAAAACAACGAGGATACAATGCAAGAAATTGAATAAAAGTATGTTAAATCGTTGAGATATGTGTATAGATTAGCTTGACAAGGGGGGTGTCATTGTTGTATCTTTGCTGACAAGCACCCCTCAAATATATTTATTACGTCTATTTACTTTCGGTTTTATATTGTCATGGCTATACTTACAATTACAATAATACATTGCCTTTTAATCGCCATCAGGCTTATTGCTGTGATGGGGGCGCCGTCTTCACTCATGAGTGCTTTGCCGTCATATCTCTATAATCACTGTTTATACAGAGCCGAGATAGCAGGATGCTACAGCTACGGAGCTATACCACCCGTGATAAATAAATATCATAGCATGGTGATGATACAAAAAATGCACTACGATATTTGGGAGAGTAATAAGCTTGTATTGACCGAGAGATATATACACATTAAATGTGCTGAGCAATATCTTACTCATCCTTACTTACATCAAAACAAGCCAATTGCTACACCGAAATTTACATCTGTATACTTATAAGTACCTTGGAGATACCGTATTGCAGAAAGATCAATCAATTGATTTTATTATCCACATCAAATAATCCATCTTTTTACATAAAATAAAAAAGGAGGGCTCAAGGTTGATAACCTAGAGCTCTCCTTTGGTTTTATGCAAATATTATAGCTGCTTTGTGTCCGTATTTTAGTTAAAATGTTTCCGTGTTTTAGTTAAGACACGACAGCGTTTTAGTTAAGACACCAAAACATTACAGCTAAAACACGAAAACGTTTTAACTAAAACACGAAAGCAACACCGTTATTATACGTTTCAGAAAGAAAACACCAGTATATCAGCTCACAATACCTTATTGTAATAACTTATCGAGACAGGAAAAATCTATATCTTTAGAAAATTAAGTATCACAATGTCACACTCATTACCTTATCACAGCTGTAACACGTTGCTTCTCTTATACTCTATGCCGTTATAGCCATGTAATGGTAACATATTGAAAGCGACGAGCACCCGTTTTTCACAAAAAATCAGATGCAAAAGGGATAAATTCCCCGCCGAAGCAAAAGAGACCGTTGCATAGCAGGCAAATTGCTTCGTTGCTTGCGAGATTCGCGCTTGGTCATTTACCTGAAGTAAACTCCCTGTGCACTCACTCTTAGCGCCTTGCACTTTACCCTCTCTGCCCGGTCAAAGTGTCTCTTGTCGGCTTTGCCTCCATAATCCACGAGACTGTTGACTTTTGCAACAGTCTTAAAAGGGATTAGAGGCAAGAAAAGCCCTTTAAACAAGAATATATTTACCCCCGGACTCATCATATAATAAAAAACCTGAAACCCGCTCATAAGCGGATTTCAGGAATATGAAAGGGTTATGACTATAGAAACCTAAAACTCAATACCGGCCTTGAGAATAAGACCATTGTAGCTTTTTCTATATTTTCTGACAGTTGTTTTATCCTCATACAGTTCTGTAGTATCGCCCCCCTTGATGGAGTATCCAAGACCTACATACAGAGCCAAGGGTATGCTCTCCGTCTCTATCGCATAGCGCCCACCTACAGTGAACTCGCCGAGAAAGCCATTGAGCTTGCTCAACCCGAATCCCGCTTTGATATCGGCATACGGAGCAAGCTGACGGTCAGTCATTTCACCACGCAGATTACCGAAGATTGAAAAGCCTGTAAAACTGTTGTTATGATTTTCACTGATAAAGTCAAAACCGGCTCCAAGCCCTGCAAAAAAGTTTTTATTGATCTGATATCCGTGTGAGGTGTAGATAGAGAAAGAAGGAACCGCAGGTACCAACCCTATTTCGACAAAACCTCTGTAACCTAAAGTCTCGGAAGAATCAAAAAGCAGAACGTTTTTGTCCCAGTCCTCTTCTTCCCTGCTGATATCAGATTTCTTGAATAAAACCACATTACCATCAGAAGTCTCTATTACCAGACTACCGTCTTTGCGGGTATCAATCACGTGTCCTTTTATAATAGAGCCATTCTTGAGATAATACACTTTGTCCTTGGAAGACTGAGCAAATACAGTGCCTGCAACCAAGAGAAAAAGCGTGAAAATAGAGATAAGCTTTTTCATGAGTTAATTGAAAGTATAGTTATTAGTTAAGTATTTTATTTGGCATAACTTATTGATCGAGTTTCACGTATCACTGTTATTTTTACTTGTCCGGGATAAGTCATTTCGTCCTGAATACGTTTTGCCAGTTCACCTGACAAGGTAGCGATAGAGGCATCGTCTGTGTTATCGGCACCCACTATTACACGCAGCTCACGACCAGCCTGTATAGCATACGTCTTGACTACTCCGGGATATGAGAGTGCAAGCTGTTCCAAATCGTTGAGGCGCTTGATGTAAGCCTCTACGATCTCACGGCGAGCTCCGGGACGAGCTCCGCTGATAGCGTCGCACACCTGTACTATGGGAGCAATGAGAGAAGTCATCTCTATCTCATCATGGTGAGCTCCTACAGCATTGCATATATCAGGTTTCTCCTTGAACTTCTCACAAAGCTTCATTCCCAAAAGTGCGTGTGGCAATTCGGGTTCGTCATCGGGCACCTTACCGATATCGTGTAGCAGACCTGCCCTCTTGGCTTTCTTGGGATTGAGTCCTAACTCAGACGCCATGATGGCGCACAGATTGGCTGTTTCACGAGAGTGCTGTAGTAAGTTTTGGCCGTAAGAAGAACGATACTTCATCTTACCTATCATCCTGATGAGTTCCGGGTGCATGCCGTGAATACCTAAGTCTATCACCGTGCGCTTACCGGTTTCTATCACCTCTTCTTCTACTTGTTTTTTCACCTTTGCTACTACTTCCTCAATACGGGCGGGGTGTATACGTCCATCCTGCACCAACTGATGCAGAGCCAAACGTGCCACTTCGCGACGCACGGGATCGAACCCGCTGAGCACTATAGCTTCGGGGGTATCATCTACGATGATCTCTATACCGGTAGCAGCTTCGAGAGCACGTATGTTACGACCTTCGCGACCGATGATACGTCCTTTGATCTCATCGCTTTCGATATGGAATACAGTCACTGAGTTTTCTATGGCGGTCTCTGTAGCTACACGCTGTATAGATTGTATCACGATGCGCTTAGCCTCTTTGTTGGCTGTCATCTTAGCCTCCTCGAGTATCTCAGACACATAAGCCTCTGCTTGGTCTTTGGCCTCGCTCTTCAAGCTGTCTACCAACCGATCTTTGGCTTCCTCGGCAGATAGTCCGCTGAGAGATTCGAGATGCTCAAGCTCTTTGACTCTGAGGTCTTCAAGCTCTACTTTTTTCTTATCGATGATACCCAACTGGGCTGTAAGGTTTTCTTTGATGGCGTCTATCTCTGCATTTCTTTTGGAGAGTTCGTCCTGTCTTTGGTTCAAAGAATGCTCACGGTTTTTGAGCTTTGATTCTACTTGTTTGAGTTTGTTGCTACGCTGAGAAACTTGTTGTTCGAGCTCACCCTTGAGCTGGAGGAACTTTTCTTTTACTTCCAAAAGCTTTTTTTGCTTCAGGACTTCCGATTCTCTTTTTGCGTCTTCTAGTATTGTCTCTCTTTTCTGCTTGAGGATACGCTCATTCAAAAACCACATGGCAGCCGCTCCCAAAACAAAAGCAAAGGCAATAAGCAATATTGATCCTATTCCCATATTCTAATAATTCTTTAGCTAATTATTCTTGTTATAATATCCTGTTTTTACTGTAACGTTTAAGGCGAAACTTTCATTGACGAGAGCTTTGTGGCCATGAAAAACACAAGGAAGTAACGGGATAGAAATCTAAGAACAGGTCACAGATTAACGATGATAACGAAGCAGAAAATCCTCAATAGATTCATTGAGTTCCTCCACCTTACGGTGCAGAGCTTCCTGATTCTTTTCGGCCTTGAGTCTGTGATAATGATAAGCAGCATCCACGGCTGTCATCATCAGATATCCGTTTGCAGGGATAGTCGACTCATTGGGATATTTATGGCGATAGCCTTCGAGCCTACCCGAGATAAACGAGCCTGCTCTTCTGAACAAAGGCTCTTCGTCTCTGGGAATCAACATGGTCAAGTGATTGGAATCTATCACCAAGTTGATACGCTGAATATTATTTTCGCTTTCGGGCTTCAACATTATTCGGTTTCTAAAAGTGCTATGCACTTGTCAACATCTCTGATTAATTTTGCCAAACGAGCTTTGGCATCTTTCACCTCTTTATCCTCAGCTGAAAGAGCTTTGGCTGTCAGTAATGTCCTATTCTTTGTTTCTGCTATTTTAAGCAATTCGTCAAATTCCTTAAGTTGGTTTTCCTGACAGAGAATTGTCTTGCGCAAGGACTCAATCTCATCCTGCTGCGCACGAACCAAACCCATCAGCTTTCGAATATTACTTTCGAGCCTCAAAAGGTTTAATTGTTCCCGATCAGTCATAGCTCCACCTTTATAATGCAAAAGTAACTAATTACTTTGATAAATTTATTAAATCACTACATTTTGAATGTTTTTCTGTGCAAAGGAGTTAATCCGAATATTTCTATTGCGGCACGATGAGCCTTTGTAGGGTACCCTTTGTTTGTGCACCAATCATAGGCCGGATAATCCTCTGCCCTGCCTCTCATATAATCGTCTCTATAGGTTTTGGCCAGAATGGAAGCCGCTGCTATAGAAGCATACTTACCGTCGCCCTTGATAACGCATGTATGCATTATACTCGGGTACGGATCAAATCTGTTACCATCGATAAGCAGCCTATCAGGCTTGATGGTCAAGGAGTCAATAGCTTTGTGCATAGCTTTGAAAGATGCATGCAAGATATTGATCTCATCTATTTCTTCAGGACTGCAAATACCCACCGCCCATGCCAGTGCGGTCTGCTCGATCACAGGGCGAAGCAAATAACGTTTGCGTTCGGTGAGTAGCTTGGAGTCATTGAGTAATGGGTGGTAAAAAGTGGGTGGCAAAATAACGGCGGCAGCAAATACAGGGCCTGCCAAGCAACCCCTGCCGGCCTCGTCACAACCACACTCGACAAGTCCGTCGTCAAGAAAAAAGCTTTCAAGCATATTGCCTTCCCCCTAAGCTCTAAAGCATGTTTACGGCTCTCTTCAACGAAGAGATGAATATATCTACTTCTTCCGGGGTATTATAAACTCCCAAAGAAGCTCTCGCTAATGCATGGTAGCCAAAATGCTCTATCAAAGGCTCGGCACAGTGATGCCCCGTACGGATAGCTACCCCCATACGATCGAGCAACATACCTATATCATAAGGATGTTTGTCTCCGATAGCAAATGACAATACACCGGCCTTACCGGGTGCGGTACCTATAACCTTAGCTTCAGGGATCTCCAACAGCTGATCTGTAGCGTATGTAAGCAAGTCATGCTCATGCTTGATAATAACATCCAAGCCGATCTCATTCACAAATTGAAGAGCTTCGGCAAAAGCCGTAGAGCCTACAAAATCGGGAGTACCGGCTTCGAACTTATACGGAAGTTCGTTGTAAGTCGTATGCTCAAAGGTTACTTTGGAAATCATCTCGCCACCTCCTTGATAAGGCGGCATAGCGTCTAAAAGAGACCTTTTGCCATACAAAGCTCCTATGCCTGTGGGGCCATAGATTTTGTGTGCGCTGAAAGCATAAAAATCGGCATCCAGATCCTGTACATCGACAGAAGCATGAGCTATACCCTGAGCTCCGTCGATGAGTACGGGGATATTGTGTCGATGAGCCTCGGCTATGATTTCCTTGACGGGATTGATAGTACCCAACACGTTACTAACATGGGTTACCGCCACGATGCGGGTTTTCTCATTGAGCAAGGATTTGAAGTGTTCCAAATCCAGCTCTCCCCGATCATTGATTTTTATTACTTTGAGCGAAGCTCCCTTGCGCTCGCACATCATCTGCCAAGGTACAATATTGGAGTGATGCTCCATAGTGCTTATAACTACTTCGTCACCATCATGTACAAAGACCTCGCCAAAAGAGAATGCGACCAGATTGATCGACTCCGTAGTACCTCGGGTAAAAAGTAATTCCGCAGGATCAGGTGCATTGATAAAACGAGCCACAACCTTGCGGGCATTTTCATGCCTTTCTGTTGCTTCCTGACTCAAATAATGCACTCCGCGGTGTACATTGGCATTGGCTGTACGATACGACTCTTCTATCTTGGCAAGTACACGTAAAGGCTTCTGGGTAGTAGCGGCACTATCCAAATATATCAAGGGTTTATTATAAACCCGGGTATTAAGTATAGGGAATTGATCCCTGATTGTATTTATATCAAACATAATAAACAAAGATAATCATAAAACTAATTTATGAATATTATTCTTGATATGCATATCATCGCCCACATTATAATGCAATTGCAAATAACATAAAAAAAACTCCCCGCCTGAAAATGCCTCTAACAAGAGTATTTTCAAGCAGGGAGCAGAATATAGAATTGAATAGACGAGAATCAGATATAGTCAATGGACTTGAGATTCCTATCGGTATTGCACAAAGCGGCAATAAAGCCGAAGACTCCGAATATTGCTATCAATACGGACGTGAATGTAAGGTATCTTGAGTCACATCTACGACGATGGACACAGAGGAAAACAATCACCAAAAACAGATTTAATAAAAGGCTCTTGGCACTGAAATCAATAAGTCGAGGAGCAATAAAGCCGGAATTAGGGTTTTTGAAGGTCAGTCTGAAAGGAAAAATCCAGCTATGGATTTGCTCCCAAACCTTAGTTTTAGGATGGAGCTGATAATGATCGACCAAGGTAAAACTTCTGGCATCAAGGGCATAGGCTGTACGTCCGTTTTGATTATCAACCCATAGTGTCCAGTAAAGCGGATTGGCAAAAATGCTGAGTTTATCTTTATCCACATCGAAATGCTCAAGCACTTTTCTTAAGCCAAAGTTTTTGTTGAATAAGGCATAGAGAGCATTGTCTTCACTCACTACAAAACCCAGCAATGTATGATCTTTGACGGAAATCGGCATCATATACTTTACTTTGATACGCTGCGAGGCACGCGTATCATTCACAACTGCATTGCCTCGGGCTAGTTTAATCTGAAAAAGTTTGCCCTGTGAATCCAAGCTGAAATAACCATCATCAAAAGGCTTTTTGGCATAAGGAATACCTACTGCCCACTGAGCAGGATAAGAAAAGCCTTTTTGTTTCAGGGCCTGATCAAAAAGAGCACTTTTAGGTTTGTTGATTTTATTATCGGCACTCTCGATAAAAGCGAAAGTATTACGCAAGCGAAACATATCGGTAGGATCAGAAAGATTGACCTTGCCTGACTCCGATTCATACATAGGATAGAGTGCTATGCCTGCTGCATTCTTCTCCTCAGGCTTGTAACGGAAAGTAAATGTGTGCTTACCGATAAATTCCGGCGAAATAGACACACCATCCACACTATCTGGGAGGTTGCCATCCATAATAAGTTGACGGTAAAAGAGCATAGGCTGTAAAGCGTAATAACTTTTTTCGGTGTATTTATTACCATTGACATCCTTGTATTGCGTCTTACCTTTTCCCTCATTTACAGTCATCATAAACCGCTTGGCAATGGAGCTGTAATGAATCATGGGAAACCTATCATAGGAATAAGTAATAAAGCGTACAGCACTCGGTATAAGCCAAGATGCCAATAAGGCCACAAAGAGGAGATATATGATTTTGATACTATTTTTCATTTTCGTTTGTCTTTTAGTTTTTTATCTATTCAATACCGTCCACAAAATGACGCAGGGAAATCCACACAAAAGATCCGAAAAGAGGGATCAATAGCGCAATTATCCATAACGACGGATTATAAGCTGTGGGCTCGTGCGATAAGAAGAATAAAGACAAAGCTCCCAATGCAACCAGAACATTAATGATCCTTTGGCTCCATTTGGGCTCAATCATCACCCATACCATGGACAAATAAGCTACACAACTGCTTATGATAAGTGGCAAGGCAGTATAAACCCAGGCAATAATAACCTCATACGGATAAATAGTTATGCACCACAGTATAAATAAGCCGAAGGATAGTACATTGATAATAAGCACCAAGATCCCGCCAAACAATAGCATGTCAGAAATAACTTTGTTGTGGCTTAGGGGCAGATGCAAAGTTAATTTGAGACGTTTCTTACCCAACTCTGGGCCAAACTGCGCCCATGCTATAAGAATACCAACGAGTATAGGGAAGAATTTCAGGGTCATAAAAGGAACCATGTTTTTGAGAATCATCAATTGCCAGAGATAAAGATTGCCCACTTCTCTTCCGGCTATGTACATCTTGGAGCTTTCAAACACGAAAGCTGCCAACATGAAGACGAGTAAGACAAAGAAGATACGACGGGTTTTGGCCCATTCTTTATAACAAATATTTTTATTCATGATTTTTTGCGTTCTGCTGTTAGTATTTTCCTGTAAGACCAATAAAAGCATCTTCGAGGCTTAGTCTCTCTACTGTCATTTGCTGTAAGGGAGTGATACCCATACGAGAGAGCTCTACGAGCACTTCTTGCTCGGACAAGAATGAGTAAAAGGACCACTCATCACCTCTATTTTCAGTAGACTTGAAGTCTTTACTTTCTAAAATCTTGACTTCAGGATGCAACAAAACTCTGTAACGGTGAAACCCCTCGAGAATCTCTCGGGTAGGTCTGTGAAGCATGAGTTTACCATAGTCCATAATCATACAATCATCGATAAGGAACTCCATATCTTGGATGATATGAGAGGTCAGAAAAATAGTCTTATTACCGGCATGAGCCCAGTCTCTCAAATATTCCACAAACAACCTGCGATAGCCCGGGTCAAGCCCCATAGAGAAGTCATCCAGAATCAAAAGCTCAGGATCCTGAGCAAAAAGTAACCCCAAGGCAACCTGGGAGCGTTGCCCACACGACATTTTACTGATAGGTTGATTGGGCTGTACCTTGAGTTTGCTCATCAGATCATAGTAAGCCTCTGCGTTCCACTGGGGATAGAAATCTCTGTAAAAGCGCTCGATCTGTTGAATATTAAAAAACGAGTACTGTACATGTTGCTCCAACAAAAGCCCTATACTTGCTTTGGTATGAGGGTTCAATGTCTTGATGTTTTCACCCAAAAGATAACACTCTCCGCTGCGGGGTTTGAGAAAACCATTGAGGATGTTGATTATGGTAGTCTTACCTGTACCGTTCTTTCCCAGTAATCCAAGTACTTTGCCTCGCTCTACCTCGAAAGAAAGATCCTCGTAAACCAATTTGGTCCCATAATAATGTGTAATATTATGACACTGTATAACTTTGTCCATATTTAAGTGATTGTGATGTTATATTAAAATACATACCCCAGCGTAACGCCCCCTTCATGAGTATGAGAATGCACGGCAGCATAGCGAGTGAATGTATAATGAGGTGAGAGGAAAAGCCTGCCGCCCTTGAGTTGTACAAAGGAAGTTCCCTCCAAAGTAATCCCCAAAACACTTCCTTGCCACCTGTCGTATCGAAGCTCCGGGATGGAATTGGTAGACATGCTATACTCTTTGTTCCGCAGGATAATATTGGATGTGAGGGTATGCCTGTACATTCCTTTGATACCTATGCGGTGTGTCCACTTACCGGCAAAAAGAGAATATCGAGGATGAACCGTAACATGCAACCAATCGCCTCCCAACTGACGAAATGGAGCTGAATACTGTTCGTCCTGATCTTCCCATGCTACTTTGAGAGTACCCTCCCACATTCCTTGATTTGTAACGTATTCGCAAGCTGCTAAGCCTGACAACAGACTTTGCTTGTGCACGTATGGCTCTTGCGAACCGATCAAAGGGTATTTGTCTGTTGAGGGCAAGCCATACAAGTTTTCCTTCCCCGTGGTCTTGGCATATATACCCTCTACCATATAATAATGCCGAAGAGCTCCACGTCGAAAGCTTCTCCCCACGGATGCTTTCACTGTAGTACGTAATAGCTCAAACGGCTGGAGATTGCCATTCTCATCCAAACTTTTGGTAATATGTTCCTTTCCAAATGAGAAACAAGACATCCAACCGTCTGTATCCCCTGGGGTAAAAGCCACCTTAGTAGCCCATGAATAGCCTGATAGATACACATTGGCATCATCAGCTTTGTATCGCGAATGTACTAAGCCCAAACCTGTATAATGATGAACTCTGATACGAGACTTGTCACCAAAAAGCTTTATGCTACTATGTTGTTTGTATTTGCCCCCTTCCAATCCCACGGATAAGCCATAGCGGGATGTTATGCTTCGTCTCAAAGAAATGCGCGCTTTGAGATCGGAAATTATATTGAGCGGGCGAGGGTCGGTATGCCTCGAAGCCACGGCAGCTCTGTAATCTGCCTCAGCTCCTAAAGTGAATTTACCTATGTGAGTGGCATAGCCTCCGAGAAAGCTATATGTTTCTGTCTTCATATTCCCGCCTACAGAGTCAACTATGATATAAGGATATATGAGGTCATAGTCCGAGCTATTATTCCACATCACCGACTTCCTCATTTCATTGGAATAAGATGCCCTACCCCATGTGTAACTTTTATTTGACAACTTGTGATGAGCCTCTAAGTTGATGCTGAAGTCATGTCTACTTTTGCCTACAGCATAGGAATCAATGTAATCACGACTTTTGAGCCCGTAAATCTCCACCTCTCCCTTATAATAAGAGAGAGGTTTGAGGTAAATCTTATCGGAAGGCAATGTATAAGAGCTTTCCAAGGAACGAGTCTGTAGAGAAAATATACGGTAAGGCATAGCCTTATCACATTTACCACAGCAACGCCCTTTTTGCGCCCATGCAATATGGGAGCATAAGCATCCCAACAAACAACTAGCGACTATAGCTCTCCTGATGTTTTTTATCATAAATGCTTATCGTGTACCGGGCTATTTAACCATAGAAGGCTTTTTGATTTCGAAATCTTCGGTGCTGTTATTGGTGTCTTGATAGATTTTACGCCCGCCTTTCGTCTCCGCAATTTTTCTGATTACGGCCTTGTCTCTATTACGATCCTTATCGGTCTCATTGATATAGGTGTATCCTCTATCCAATGTTTTGGACATGATGTCCCAGAAGTAATTGTTTTTGATAGAATGGTTCACAGCGTCTACTACCCAATTATTAGGTATTTTGTAGCCGTCTCCTTTCATCTGTTTGACGGTTCCGGCCGAATTGACATTATAAGTATAGCTGTATTTGTAATTCTTCAAGAAATCTTCTTGAGAAACTTTCAATTTGGCCAGGACATAGCTCCTTGAACCCAAGTTGTGAGGAGTCCATACTGACTTAGAGTAAGAATATATTTTGATCAAATTCTTTACCGTAGGGATGTCTTCATCCAACTTATTATCATCATACCATTCAAAGTCAGCTTTACTGAGATCAGGATAATTGGATTGTATAGCACTGTGATTCTTGGCAATATCGGCTATTACAATTTGCTCGCCGGGCTTGATAGGATACTCCTTACCACTGCCGGGTATTTTATAGACAACACCCACAGGGACATCACTATCAAATATCGTAGGGGATAAGTCTTGGCGCCTCATCGATGACATGAATTCCGTTTCGCACAAGACCAAACTATCAGCATATAATACACGATCAGAATTATTGTAAATCACAAAGTATTTACTCTGACGGTAGTCTTTGCCATCAGGGGCCTTGCTTCCTACAACAAAAAGCTCGGAAAGAACAAAATCCGATACTTTACTAATTTCAAATTTGGCTGTCACTTGCTTTTCGCCTGACTGCACTTCCACATTTCTCAAATAGCTATACACTGATACAGCTTTATCAGCTCCTGGAAGATGGGCAGTGGCTTGCACTGTGATGTTATAGATCCCTTCCGAAACATCCAGCCTGAAAGCATTATTCTCCACCTTAGGCGTGAAGGTGTAGCTTTGAGCCTCATTGTTGACATTGACAAGCTTGACCTGAACATTCTGCAACTCTACATTTTTGAGATCTCCATCTTTTTCGATGTTAATCACAATGCCTTTTTGCGGTATGTTGGGTGCATTATCATGGCTACAAGAACTTGTACCCCATAAAATACCCATACATAAGATCATTAACTGTAAAATTGATTTTTTCATTCCTGTTATATT includes the following:
- a CDS encoding DUF6850 family outer membrane beta-barrel protein, whose translation is MIKNIRRAIVASCLLGCLCSHIAWAQKGRCCGKCDKAMPYRIFSLQTRSLESSYTLPSDKIYLKPLSYYKGEVEIYGLKSRDYIDSYAVGKSRHDFSINLEAHHKLSNKSYTWGRASYSNEMRKSVMWNNSSDYDLIYPYIIVDSVGGNMKTETYSFLGGYATHIGKFTLGAEADYRAAVASRHTDPRPLNIISDLKARISLRRSITSRYGLSVGLEGGKYKQHSSIKLFGDKSRIRVHHYTGLGLVHSRYKADDANVYLSGYSWATKVAFTPGDTDGWMSCFSFGKEHITKSLDENGNLQPFELLRTTVKASVGRSFRRGALRHYYMVEGIYAKTTGKENLYGLPSTDKYPLIGSQEPYVHKQSLLSGLAACEYVTNQGMWEGTLKVAWEDQDEQYSAPFRQLGGDWLHVTVHPRYSLFAGKWTHRIGIKGMYRHTLTSNIILRNKEYSMSTNSIPELRYDRWQGSVLGITLEGTSFVQLKGGRLFLSPHYTFTRYAAVHSHTHEGGVTLGYVF
- the zapA gene encoding cell division protein ZapA; translated protein: MLKPESENNIQRINLVIDSNHLTMLIPRDEEPLFRRAGSFISGRLEGYRHKYPNESTIPANGYLMMTAVDAAYHYHRLKAEKNQEALHRKVEELNESIEDFLLRYHR
- the rny gene encoding ribonuclease Y, which encodes MGIGSILLIAFAFVLGAAAMWFLNERILKQKRETILEDAKRESEVLKQKKLLEVKEKFLQLKGELEQQVSQRSNKLKQVESKLKNREHSLNQRQDELSKRNAEIDAIKENLTAQLGIIDKKKVELEDLRVKELEHLESLSGLSAEEAKDRLVDSLKSEAKDQAEAYVSEILEEAKMTANKEAKRIVIQSIQRVATETAIENSVTVFHIESDEIKGRIIGREGRNIRALEAATGIEIIVDDTPEAIVLSGFDPVRREVARLALHQLVQDGRIHPARIEEVVAKVKKQVEEEVIETGKRTVIDLGIHGMHPELIRMIGKMKYRSSYGQNLLQHSRETANLCAIMASELGLNPKKAKRAGLLHDIGKVPDDEPELPHALLGMKLCEKFKEKPDICNAVGAHHDEIEMTSLIAPIVQVCDAISGARPGARREIVEAYIKRLNDLEQLALSYPGVVKTYAIQAGRELRVIVGADNTDDASIATLSGELAKRIQDEMTYPGQVKITVIRETRSISYAK
- a CDS encoding ABC transporter ATP-binding protein, whose protein sequence is MDKVIQCHNITHYYGTKLVYEDLSFEVERGKVLGLLGKNGTGKTTIINILNGFLKPRSGECYLLGENIKTLNPHTKASIGLLLEQHVQYSFFNIQQIERFYRDFYPQWNAEAYYDLMSKLKVQPNQPISKMSCGQRSQVALGLLFAQDPELLILDDFSMGLDPGYRRLFVEYLRDWAHAGNKTIFLTSHIIQDMEFLIDDCMIMDYGKLMLHRPTREILEGFHRYRVLLHPEVKILESKDFKSTENRGDEWSFYSFLSEQEVLVELSRMGITPLQQMTVERLSLEDAFIGLTGKY
- a CDS encoding ribonuclease HII, with amino-acid sequence MLESFFLDDGLVECGCDEAGRGCLAGPVFAAAVILPPTFYHPLLNDSKLLTERKRYLLRPVIEQTALAWAVGICSPEEIDEINILHASFKAMHKAIDSLTIKPDRLLIDGNRFDPYPSIMHTCVIKGDGKYASIAAASILAKTYRDDYMRGRAEDYPAYDWCTNKGYPTKAHRAAIEIFGLTPLHRKTFKM
- a CDS encoding aminotransferase class V-fold PLP-dependent enzyme → MFDINTIRDQFPILNTRVYNKPLIYLDSAATTQKPLRVLAKIEESYRTANANVHRGVHYLSQEATERHENARKVVARFINAPDPAELLFTRGTTESINLVAFSFGEVFVHDGDEVVISTMEHHSNIVPWQMMCERKGASLKVIKINDRGELDLEHFKSLLNEKTRIVAVTHVSNVLGTINPVKEIIAEAHRHNIPVLIDGAQGIAHASVDVQDLDADFYAFSAHKIYGPTGIGALYGKRSLLDAMPPYQGGGEMISKVTFEHTTYNELPYKFEAGTPDFVGSTAFAEALQFVNEIGLDVIIKHEHDLLTYATDQLLEIPEAKVIGTAPGKAGVLSFAIGDKHPYDIGMLLDRMGVAIRTGHHCAEPLIEHFGYHALARASLGVYNTPEEVDIFISSLKRAVNML
- a CDS encoding DUF4857 domain-containing protein, producing MKNSIKIIYLLFVALLASWLIPSAVRFITYSYDRFPMIHYSSIAKRFMMTVNEGKGKTQYKDVNGNKYTEKSYYALQPMLFYRQLIMDGNLPDSVDGVSISPEFIGKHTFTFRYKPEEKNAAGIALYPMYESESGKVNLSDPTDMFRLRNTFAFIESADNKINKPKSALFDQALKQKGFSYPAQWAVGIPYAKKPFDDGYFSLDSQGKLFQIKLARGNAVVNDTRASQRIKVKYMMPISVKDHTLLGFVVSEDNALYALFNKNFGLRKVLEHFDVDKDKLSIFANPLYWTLWVDNQNGRTAYALDARSFTLVDHYQLHPKTKVWEQIHSWIFPFRLTFKNPNSGFIAPRLIDFSAKSLLLNLFLVIVFLCVHRRRCDSRYLTFTSVLIAIFGVFGFIAALCNTDRNLKSIDYI